The following coding sequences lie in one Microbacterium sp. XT11 genomic window:
- a CDS encoding FAD-binding oxidoreductase, with product MVASRSSLSREQIVARLQQLLGADRVETEAQALREASVDRFKKYTAVHGIFDGPIPAAIVYAHSTADVSAILAFADENLVNVVPRTGRTATEGGLETVVEDSIVLDASRMDAIIEIDPVDMMVTAQCGVPLQVLEDTLRAQGLTTGHSPQSKPLAQMGGLVATRSIGQFSTLYGGIEDMVVGLEAVLPDGEVVRIKSVPRRAAGPDIRHMVIGNEGALAVITEVTVKVFTYQPENNRFLGYLVDSLPAGVAGLREIVVAGYRPSVARAYSEEDAAQHFSHFAEGKAVVVVVAEGPKGVADATAAGVEEIFARIPHEKVDPALIAQWFDNLNWGQDKIDAEKREMLEKAHLGYTTEVSIDWSGVEELFASVMRRARTEFPRAADLTMLGAHSSHSYQTGTNLYFVYDYDISCEPREEITEYHVPLNAIIVEEALRLGGSMVHHHGIGKYRTPWTHEEHGSAYRLLRVLKDGLDPRGIMNRGTIYPLDESETATAR from the coding sequence ATGGTTGCTTCACGATCCTCCCTTTCGCGCGAGCAGATCGTCGCCCGGCTTCAGCAGCTCCTCGGCGCCGACCGGGTCGAGACCGAGGCGCAGGCGCTCCGAGAGGCGAGCGTCGACCGCTTCAAGAAGTACACCGCCGTGCACGGCATCTTCGACGGACCGATCCCGGCGGCGATCGTCTACGCGCACTCGACGGCCGACGTCTCGGCGATCCTCGCCTTCGCCGACGAGAACCTCGTGAACGTCGTCCCCCGCACGGGCCGCACCGCGACGGAGGGCGGGCTCGAGACGGTCGTCGAAGACTCCATCGTGCTCGACGCCTCGAGGATGGACGCGATCATCGAGATCGACCCCGTCGACATGATGGTCACCGCGCAGTGCGGAGTGCCCCTGCAGGTGCTCGAGGACACGCTGCGGGCTCAGGGCCTTACCACGGGGCACTCGCCGCAGTCGAAGCCGCTCGCTCAGATGGGCGGCCTCGTCGCCACGCGCTCGATCGGGCAGTTCTCCACGCTGTACGGCGGCATCGAAGACATGGTCGTGGGGCTGGAGGCGGTCCTGCCCGACGGCGAGGTCGTGCGCATCAAGAGCGTGCCCCGCCGTGCGGCCGGTCCCGACATCCGCCACATGGTGATCGGCAACGAAGGCGCGCTGGCCGTCATCACCGAGGTCACTGTGAAGGTGTTCACCTACCAGCCCGAGAACAACCGCTTCCTCGGGTACCTCGTCGACTCGCTGCCGGCCGGCGTCGCGGGTCTCCGCGAGATCGTCGTGGCCGGCTACCGTCCGTCGGTCGCGCGCGCGTACTCCGAGGAGGATGCCGCGCAGCACTTCTCGCACTTCGCCGAGGGCAAGGCCGTGGTCGTCGTCGTGGCCGAGGGACCGAAGGGTGTCGCGGATGCCACCGCCGCCGGCGTCGAGGAGATCTTCGCCCGGATCCCGCATGAGAAGGTCGATCCCGCCCTCATCGCGCAGTGGTTCGACAACCTTAACTGGGGGCAGGACAAGATCGACGCCGAGAAGCGCGAGATGCTCGAGAAGGCGCACCTCGGCTACACCACCGAGGTCTCCATCGACTGGTCGGGGGTCGAGGAGCTCTTCGCATCGGTCATGCGCCGGGCGCGGACGGAGTTCCCGCGCGCCGCCGACCTGACGATGCTGGGCGCGCACTCGTCGCACAGCTATCAGACCGGCACGAACCTGTACTTCGTCTACGACTACGACATCTCCTGCGAGCCGCGCGAGGAGATCACCGAGTACCACGTGCCGCTCAACGCGATCATCGTCGAGGAGGCGCTCAGGCTCGGCGGGTCGATGGTCCATCACCACGGCATCGGCAAGTACCGCACCCCCTGGACCCACGAGGAGCACGGCAGCGCGTACCGGTTGCTGCGCGTGCTCAAGGACGGGCTCGACCCGCGCGGCATCATGAACCGCGGAACGATCTACCCGCTCGACGAGTCCGAGACGGCGACGGCGCGGTGA
- the ribH gene encoding 6,7-dimethyl-8-ribityllumazine synthase, whose protein sequence is MSGAGAPKTGNIDARGLNVVIVAGTWHETITDGLIAGAQRVLDEASASHRLVRVPGSFELAVAAQAAFAGGADAVVALGVIIRGGTPHFDYVAAATTDGLTRVSLDAGKPVGFGVLTLDDEQQGLDRAGLPGSTEDKGAEAADAALRTALVTRELRG, encoded by the coding sequence ATGAGCGGCGCAGGAGCACCGAAGACCGGGAACATCGACGCACGCGGGCTGAACGTCGTGATCGTCGCCGGCACCTGGCACGAGACGATCACCGACGGCCTCATCGCCGGAGCGCAGCGCGTGCTCGACGAGGCCTCGGCGAGCCACCGTCTCGTGCGCGTGCCCGGCTCCTTCGAGCTCGCCGTCGCCGCGCAGGCGGCGTTCGCCGGCGGGGCTGACGCCGTCGTCGCGCTGGGCGTGATCATCCGCGGCGGCACCCCGCACTTCGACTACGTCGCGGCGGCGACCACCGACGGGCTCACCCGCGTCTCGCTGGACGCGGGCAAGCCGGTGGGCTTCGGGGTGCTCACCCTCGACGACGAGCAGCAGGGCCTCGATCGCGCCGGCCTCCCCGGTTCGACGGAGGACAAGGGCGCCGAGGCCGCGGACGCCGCGTTGCGCACCGCCCTGGTGACCAGGGAGCTGCGCGGCTGA
- a CDS encoding NAD-dependent succinate-semialdehyde dehydrogenase, translated as MTAAREAEVIASVPTGLLIGGEWRAAASGATFPVHDPATGEVLAEVADATPDDGMAALAAAADAQAAWAATAPRTRGEILRRAFELVTERAEDFALVMTLEMGKPLAESRAEVAYGAEFLRWFSEEAPRISGRYATAPDGRNRLLVAKRPVGPSLLITPWNFPLAMATRKVAPALAAGCTSVLKPAALTPLTALLFAEVLREAGVPDGVVNVIPTSRAGAVTGPLLTDPRLRKLSFTGSTEVGRRLIADAAHQVLRVSMELGGNAPFLVFDDADLDAAVEGALLAKLRNGGEACVAANRFLVHESIAEEFTARLVARMGAYVSARGTEPDSTLGPLVDDATRQKVSDLVSGALEDGARLALGGRVPEGPGYFYPATVLADVPHDARILQEEIFGPVAPITVFRDEDEAVRLANASEYGLVCFAYTRDLDRALRLAERLETGMFGLNTGLVSNPAAPFGGVKQSGIGREGGLEGIDEYLETTYIGISDPFARPAL; from the coding sequence ATGACCGCCGCGCGCGAGGCCGAGGTCATCGCCTCCGTTCCCACCGGACTGCTGATCGGCGGTGAGTGGCGCGCCGCGGCATCCGGGGCGACGTTCCCCGTGCACGACCCCGCCACCGGAGAGGTGCTCGCCGAGGTCGCCGACGCGACGCCCGACGACGGCATGGCCGCGCTGGCCGCTGCCGCCGACGCCCAGGCGGCGTGGGCGGCGACCGCGCCGCGCACGCGGGGAGAGATCCTGCGCCGGGCCTTCGAGCTCGTGACGGAGCGGGCAGAGGACTTCGCCCTCGTCATGACGCTCGAGATGGGCAAGCCGCTCGCCGAGTCGCGTGCCGAGGTCGCCTACGGGGCGGAGTTCCTCCGGTGGTTCTCCGAGGAGGCTCCGCGCATCTCCGGTCGCTATGCCACCGCGCCCGACGGACGCAACCGCCTGCTCGTGGCGAAGCGGCCCGTCGGCCCGAGCCTGCTCATCACGCCGTGGAACTTCCCGCTCGCGATGGCGACGCGCAAGGTCGCCCCCGCCCTCGCGGCCGGATGCACCTCCGTGCTCAAGCCCGCCGCTCTCACTCCGCTGACCGCGCTGCTGTTCGCCGAGGTTCTCCGCGAGGCCGGCGTGCCGGACGGCGTCGTGAACGTCATCCCCACCAGCCGGGCCGGAGCGGTCACCGGGCCGCTCCTCACCGATCCTCGACTGCGCAAGCTGTCTTTCACGGGATCGACCGAGGTCGGCCGCCGCCTCATCGCCGACGCCGCCCACCAGGTGCTGCGCGTGTCGATGGAGCTCGGCGGCAACGCACCGTTCCTCGTGTTCGACGACGCCGACCTCGATGCCGCCGTCGAGGGCGCGCTGCTCGCCAAGCTGCGCAACGGCGGTGAGGCCTGCGTCGCCGCGAACCGCTTCCTCGTGCACGAGAGCATCGCGGAGGAGTTCACCGCGCGCCTGGTCGCGCGCATGGGCGCGTACGTCAGCGCCCGCGGCACGGAGCCCGACTCGACGCTCGGGCCGCTCGTCGACGACGCGACGAGGCAGAAGGTGTCCGACCTCGTGTCCGGCGCGCTCGAAGACGGCGCTCGCCTCGCGCTCGGCGGGCGCGTCCCCGAGGGTCCGGGGTACTTCTATCCCGCCACGGTTCTCGCGGACGTGCCCCATGACGCCCGCATCCTGCAGGAGGAGATCTTCGGACCCGTGGCCCCGATCACCGTGTTCCGCGACGAGGACGAGGCCGTGCGCCTCGCCAACGCCAGCGAGTACGGGCTCGTGTGCTTCGCGTACACGCGCGACCTCGATCGTGCCCTCCGTCTCGCCGAACGCCTCGAGACGGGGATGTTCGGGCTCAACACCGGCCTCGTCTCCAACCCCGCGGCGCCCTTCGGCGGCGTCAAGCAGTCGGGCATCGGCCGCGAGGGCGGACTCGAGGGGATCGACGAGTACCTCGAGACCACGTACATCGGCATCTCCGATCCCTTCGCCCGCCCCGCACTCTGA
- the fae gene encoding formaldehyde-activating enzyme, with translation MTATLQLGESFVGDGVNAAHINTVLGHRDGPAGTAWATALAGPSQGHVPFVAVLRPSLPVKPLTLFVTKAAPASDEHGLLIWGPAQAGVAAGVADAVADGVIPREAADTHALIAAVWVNPSADDADAVYRNNREATRTALANGAASLPRLDDVLDARHAPRNPFYTAPDTDPASKDTHDR, from the coding sequence ATGACCGCGACTCTTCAGCTGGGCGAGAGCTTCGTCGGCGACGGCGTGAACGCGGCGCACATCAACACGGTGCTCGGTCACAGGGACGGCCCGGCGGGAACGGCGTGGGCGACGGCCCTCGCCGGACCCAGCCAGGGACACGTGCCGTTCGTCGCCGTCCTGCGGCCGTCGCTCCCGGTGAAGCCCCTGACGCTGTTCGTCACGAAGGCCGCACCGGCGAGTGACGAGCACGGACTCCTCATCTGGGGACCCGCGCAGGCGGGCGTCGCCGCGGGCGTCGCGGATGCCGTCGCCGACGGAGTGATCCCGCGCGAGGCCGCCGACACGCACGCCCTCATCGCCGCCGTCTGGGTCAATCCCTCGGCCGACGACGCCGATGCCGTCTACCGCAACAACCGCGAGGCCACTCGCACTGCGCTCGCGAACGGCGCCGCCTCCCTGCCGCGCCTCGACGATGTTCTCGACGCGCGGCACGCGCCCCGCAACCCCTTCTACACCGCCCCCGACACCGACCCCGCTTCGAAGGACACGCACGACAGATGA
- a CDS encoding SDR family oxidoreductase, whose translation MHITDFSLDHFSLRGRRAIVTGGNTGLGQAFTLALAKAGADVFVPTLFDDGGETAALLAEEGAGYRELRIDITEEGAPARVIEGCAEAFGGVDVLVNSAGISRIADVTEFGRERWDPMIAVNLTAAFEMSHEAAKRMIPQGSGKIINIASLFSFLGGIGSPAYAATKHGIVGLTRAYADELGGHGIQVNAIAPGYFATPITAETRADADANRRIVDHTPAGRWGDVADLMGATVFLASPASDFVNGHVLSVDGGYLVR comes from the coding sequence GTGCACATCACCGACTTCTCCCTCGATCACTTCTCCCTGCGCGGCAGGAGAGCGATCGTCACAGGGGGGAACACCGGCCTCGGCCAGGCGTTCACCCTGGCCCTCGCCAAGGCGGGCGCCGACGTGTTCGTCCCGACGCTGTTCGACGACGGCGGCGAGACGGCCGCTCTGCTGGCCGAGGAGGGTGCGGGCTATCGCGAGCTGCGCATCGACATCACCGAAGAGGGAGCGCCCGCTCGCGTCATCGAGGGGTGCGCCGAGGCCTTCGGGGGAGTGGACGTGCTCGTCAACTCCGCCGGGATCAGCCGCATCGCCGACGTCACCGAGTTCGGCCGCGAGCGGTGGGACCCGATGATCGCCGTCAACCTCACCGCGGCGTTCGAGATGTCGCACGAGGCGGCGAAGCGCATGATCCCGCAGGGGTCGGGAAAGATCATCAACATCGCCTCGCTGTTCTCCTTCCTCGGCGGCATCGGCTCGCCCGCGTACGCCGCGACCAAGCACGGGATCGTCGGGCTGACCAGGGCGTACGCCGACGAGCTCGGCGGGCACGGCATCCAGGTGAACGCCATCGCCCCCGGCTACTTCGCCACGCCGATCACGGCGGAGACGCGCGCCGATGCCGACGCCAACCGGCGCATCGTCGACCACACCCCGGCGGGGAGGTGGGGGGATGTCGCGGACCTCATGGGGGCGACCGTCTTCCTCGCCAGCCCCGCCTCCGACTTCGTCAACGGGCACGTGCTGTCCGTCGACGGCGGCTACCTGGTGCGCTGA
- a CDS encoding ABC transporter permease produces the protein MQTQSASRRGMPVLLRRTLPLIVVAAVLLVTWLWVSSLDLDSIEKRTLNADYIVARIGEHLVLSIIASVLVAVLAIPAGIAVSRSRSKAFRGIVIGIANIGQATPAIGVVILLAIVWQTGFTTALLALVIYSFLPVLQNTIAGLTQVDPSIRESARGMGMTPGQVLRRVELPLASPVILAGLRTALVFAVGVATVATFINAGGLGDMIINGLKLQRYPVLVVGAVLVAAIAVLIDWAAGVVEDIVRPKGL, from the coding sequence ATGCAGACGCAGAGCGCTTCCCGGCGCGGCATGCCCGTGCTGCTGCGGCGCACGCTGCCGCTCATCGTCGTCGCGGCGGTGCTGCTGGTGACCTGGCTCTGGGTGTCGAGCCTCGACCTCGACTCGATCGAGAAGCGCACGCTCAACGCCGACTACATCGTCGCGCGCATCGGCGAGCACCTCGTGCTGTCGATCATCGCGTCGGTGCTCGTCGCCGTGCTCGCCATCCCGGCGGGCATCGCCGTGAGCCGTTCGCGGTCGAAGGCCTTCCGCGGCATCGTGATCGGCATCGCCAACATCGGACAGGCGACCCCCGCGATCGGCGTCGTGATCCTCCTAGCGATCGTCTGGCAGACCGGGTTCACCACCGCGCTCCTCGCGCTCGTGATCTACTCGTTCCTCCCGGTGCTGCAGAACACGATCGCCGGCCTCACCCAGGTCGATCCGAGCATCCGCGAATCCGCGAGGGGCATGGGGATGACGCCGGGGCAGGTGCTGCGCCGGGTCGAGCTCCCGCTCGCCTCGCCGGTGATCCTCGCGGGTCTGCGCACCGCTCTCGTCTTCGCGGTCGGCGTGGCCACCGTCGCGACGTTCATCAACGCCGGCGGCCTCGGCGACATGATCATCAACGGTCTCAAGCTCCAGCGATATCCCGTGCTCGTCGTCGGAGCCGTCCTCGTCGCCGCGATCGCCGTGCTCATCGATTGGGCCGCGGGCGTCGTGGAAGACATCGTCCGCCCCAAGGGCCTCTGA
- a CDS encoding FGGY-family carbohydrate kinase, with translation MSAPAAGFVVAIDNGSQSTKVLIVDAAGTVHASARVALRPYSSPAPGRWEHPGDDLWDSIVAATRAAVAGFGGDPREIRGIGLCTIRFCRAVLRADGTLAQPVMSWMDERLPRAYERESDDAVYVTTSSGYIGHRLTGQRTDAAGNVQGTWPIDTERWAWSRDAEDYARTGMDPSMLFDLVAPGEALGMLTAEAAAVLGLPAGIPVIATSNDKAVEALGAGLRDPEDALLSLGTYVATMTPGDRPVPPHPDVWTNFSSRPGGYLYESAGVRRGMWTVSWFRDLVSGGAEGVSEEGLNRGAESVPAGAGGLVAALDWLAPADEPWRRGALVGFDGTQGRFHVYRAILEALAIESEAGDERARRALGRARRRLVVTGGGSGSALMRQILAAVYGVPVRTPRVHDAAGMGAAICAAVGTGLHPTWDAAVDAMVAVGTEVAPEPHLVSAYAEVRQTYARVIPRIRLLFAD, from the coding sequence GTGAGCGCGCCGGCGGCGGGCTTCGTCGTCGCGATCGACAACGGCTCGCAGAGCACCAAGGTGCTCATCGTCGACGCTGCGGGCACCGTGCATGCGAGCGCGAGGGTCGCGCTGCGCCCGTACTCGTCGCCGGCACCGGGGCGCTGGGAGCATCCCGGCGACGACCTCTGGGACTCGATCGTCGCCGCCACCCGCGCCGCCGTGGCGGGCTTCGGCGGCGATCCGCGCGAGATCCGGGGGATCGGTCTCTGCACGATCCGGTTCTGCCGGGCGGTGTTGCGGGCCGACGGGACGCTCGCCCAGCCCGTGATGAGCTGGATGGACGAGCGCCTGCCTCGCGCATACGAACGCGAGAGCGACGACGCCGTGTACGTGACGACGTCGTCGGGCTACATCGGCCATCGCCTGACGGGGCAGCGCACGGATGCCGCGGGCAACGTGCAGGGCACGTGGCCGATCGACACGGAGCGGTGGGCGTGGAGCCGGGATGCCGAGGACTATGCCCGTACGGGCATGGACCCGTCGATGCTGTTCGACCTCGTCGCGCCGGGCGAGGCGCTGGGGATGCTGACCGCCGAGGCCGCGGCGGTGCTGGGGCTCCCCGCGGGCATCCCCGTCATCGCGACGTCGAACGACAAGGCCGTCGAAGCGCTCGGCGCGGGACTCCGCGACCCGGAGGACGCGCTGCTGTCGCTCGGCACCTACGTCGCGACGATGACGCCGGGCGATCGCCCGGTGCCGCCGCATCCCGACGTCTGGACGAACTTCTCGTCGCGGCCCGGAGGCTACCTCTACGAGAGCGCCGGGGTGAGGCGGGGCATGTGGACGGTCAGCTGGTTCCGTGACCTCGTCTCGGGCGGGGCGGAGGGCGTCAGCGAGGAGGGGCTCAACCGCGGTGCCGAGTCCGTGCCGGCCGGTGCGGGCGGACTCGTGGCCGCGCTCGACTGGCTCGCTCCCGCCGACGAGCCCTGGCGTCGCGGCGCCCTGGTCGGATTCGACGGCACGCAGGGGCGCTTCCACGTCTACCGCGCGATCCTCGAGGCGCTCGCGATCGAGTCCGAAGCGGGCGACGAGCGGGCGCGGCGCGCCCTGGGTCGCGCGCGTCGGCGCCTCGTCGTCACGGGCGGCGGAAGCGGGTCCGCGCTCATGCGGCAGATCCTCGCCGCCGTGTACGGCGTGCCGGTGCGCACGCCGCGGGTGCACGACGCGGCGGGTATGGGAGCGGCGATCTGCGCGGCCGTCGGCACGGGGCTGCACCCGACGTGGGATGCGGCGGTCGACGCGATGGTGGCGGTGGGCACGGAGGTCGCGCCGGAACCGCACCTCGTCAGCGCCTACGCCGAGGTGCGGCAGACGTATGCGCGGGTGATCCCCCGCATACGTCTGCTCTTCGCGGACTGA
- a CDS encoding ABC transporter ATP-binding protein: MPDTTTNTGVLTSLAAQQGGVDIVLDSITKQYPGQPAPAVENFSLRVEPGELVMFVGPSGCGKTTTMKMINRIIEPTSGSIRINGDDVLSLDGNELRRHIGYVIQQIGLFPHFTIAENIAIVPKLLGWSKARIAERVDELLRTVQLDPGTFAQRYPRQLSGGQQQRVGVARALAADPPVMLMDEPFGATDPITREKLQAEFLRLQADIGKTIIFVTHDFEEAIRLGDRIAVLSDRSRIEQFDTPARILAEPANDYVRSFIGEGAALKRLALIPVTDARIGAADAGAPAATVDEQASLREALDTLVVTGAARVNVTRGGAVVGSIDQASISAALGAERAARPVEEA; this comes from the coding sequence GTGCCTGACACCACCACGAACACCGGCGTTCTCACCTCCCTCGCGGCGCAGCAGGGCGGGGTCGACATCGTCCTCGACAGCATCACCAAGCAGTACCCGGGTCAGCCGGCCCCCGCCGTCGAGAACTTCTCCCTGCGGGTCGAACCTGGCGAACTCGTCATGTTCGTCGGACCCAGCGGCTGCGGCAAGACGACGACCATGAAGATGATCAACCGCATCATCGAGCCGACCTCCGGGTCGATCCGCATCAACGGCGACGACGTGCTCTCACTCGACGGCAACGAGCTGCGCCGGCACATCGGCTACGTGATCCAGCAGATCGGACTGTTCCCGCACTTCACCATCGCCGAGAACATCGCGATCGTGCCCAAGCTGCTCGGCTGGTCGAAGGCACGCATCGCCGAGCGCGTCGACGAGCTGCTCCGCACCGTGCAGCTCGACCCCGGCACGTTCGCCCAGCGCTACCCGCGACAGCTCTCGGGCGGCCAGCAGCAGCGCGTCGGCGTCGCCCGCGCGCTCGCCGCCGATCCGCCGGTCATGCTCATGGACGAGCCGTTCGGCGCGACCGACCCGATCACGCGCGAGAAGCTGCAGGCCGAGTTCCTGCGACTCCAGGCCGACATCGGCAAGACCATCATCTTCGTCACACACGACTTCGAAGAGGCCATCCGCCTGGGCGACCGCATCGCGGTGCTCAGCGACCGCAGCCGCATCGAGCAGTTCGACACCCCGGCGCGCATCCTCGCCGAGCCGGCGAACGACTACGTGCGCTCCTTCATCGGGGAGGGCGCTGCGCTCAAGCGCCTCGCGCTGATCCCCGTGACCGACGCCCGGATCGGCGCGGCGGATGCCGGGGCGCCCGCCGCGACCGTCGACGAGCAGGCCTCGCTGCGCGAGGCTCTCGACACCCTCGTCGTGACGGGAGCGGCACGCGTGAACGTCACGCGTGGCGGCGCTGTCGTCGGGTCGATCGACCAGGCCTCGATCTCCGCGGCGCTGGGCGCCGAGCGCGCCGCCCGCCCCGTCGAGGAGGCCTGA
- a CDS encoding glycine betaine ABC transporter substrate-binding protein: protein MNTRTLASASVALLAAGALLLTGCTPGAGGGSGAKGDELDGLTGEIGSKDFSEQYILAHMTTELLNAHGADVEANTKLVGSANVRQALENDQFLGYWEYTGTSWITYNGNTTPVQGAEAQFDAVKEADAEKGIAWLDPAPFNNTYAFAIRQSEADELGVKTLSDVAGLPSADQTFCIESEFSTRDDGWPGLKAAYGFDAPDANVTMLDTGVIYTAAQKGDDCNFGEVFQTDGRIPALDLVVMEDDKEFFPSYQGGFTLKQSTLDDYPAIADVLAELSPLLTTEVMQELNAKVDVDGEDPEDVAIDWLEEQGLI, encoded by the coding sequence ATGAACACACGCACCCTCGCATCCGCCTCGGTGGCTCTCCTCGCCGCCGGCGCGCTCCTGCTCACCGGCTGCACCCCCGGCGCCGGCGGCGGCTCCGGCGCGAAAGGCGACGAGCTCGACGGTCTCACCGGTGAGATCGGCTCGAAGGACTTCTCGGAGCAGTACATCCTCGCGCACATGACCACCGAGCTCCTCAACGCCCACGGTGCCGACGTCGAGGCCAACACCAAGCTCGTCGGTTCGGCGAACGTGCGCCAGGCCCTGGAGAACGACCAGTTCCTCGGCTACTGGGAGTACACGGGCACGTCGTGGATCACCTACAACGGCAACACGACGCCGGTGCAGGGCGCCGAGGCGCAGTTCGACGCGGTCAAGGAGGCGGATGCCGAGAAGGGCATCGCGTGGCTCGACCCGGCGCCGTTCAACAACACCTACGCCTTCGCCATCCGTCAGAGCGAGGCCGACGAGCTGGGTGTGAAGACCCTGAGCGACGTGGCGGGCCTGCCCAGCGCCGATCAGACGTTCTGCATCGAGAGCGAGTTCTCCACACGTGACGACGGCTGGCCCGGACTCAAGGCCGCATACGGATTCGACGCCCCCGACGCGAACGTGACGATGCTCGACACCGGCGTCATCTACACCGCGGCGCAGAAGGGCGACGACTGCAACTTCGGCGAGGTCTTCCAGACCGACGGGCGCATCCCGGCCCTGGACCTCGTCGTGATGGAGGACGACAAGGAGTTCTTCCCCAGCTACCAGGGCGGCTTCACCCTCAAGCAGAGCACGCTGGACGACTACCCCGCCATCGCCGACGTGCTGGCCGAGCTGAGCCCGCTGCTGACCACCGAGGTCATGCAGGAGCTCAACGCCAAGGTCGATGTCGACGGTGAAGACCCCGAGGACGTCGCGATCGACTGGCTCGAAGAGCAGGGGCTCATCTGA
- a CDS encoding Fe-S protein, protein METLRLVVVFVHLIGFAVLFGAWAAQAFGGTRKFTRVMDYGLAIAGLAGLALAAPWGISYDLNYVKIGVKLVVLLVIGAMLGIGSARQKRGEAVPAGVFWLVGVLTLANAGMGLLWR, encoded by the coding sequence ATGGAGACTCTGCGTCTGGTCGTCGTGTTCGTGCACCTCATCGGCTTCGCCGTGCTGTTCGGCGCCTGGGCGGCCCAGGCGTTCGGCGGCACGCGGAAGTTCACACGCGTGATGGACTACGGGTTGGCCATCGCCGGACTCGCCGGCCTCGCCCTCGCCGCCCCGTGGGGCATCTCGTACGACCTGAACTACGTGAAGATCGGCGTGAAGCTCGTCGTGCTCCTCGTCATCGGCGCGATGCTCGGCATCGGGTCGGCCCGCCAGAAGCGCGGCGAGGCGGTGCCCGCCGGCGTGTTCTGGCTCGTGGGCGTGCTGACGCTCGCCAACGCGGGCATGGGGCTGCTCTGGCGCTGA
- a CDS encoding NAD(P)-dependent oxidoreductase: protein MSSPTLAPDPARTGTRPTVGFIGLGNMGSGMTRNLQAAGFPLVVTDLRRESASGLIDGGAQWAETPREVAAASDLVITMLPTPKHVEAVASGPDGLVAGLADGGTWIDMSTSVPEVQAAVRAATAGRDLHLLDAPVSGMSVGAATGTLQIFVGGEADDVERLRPVFEAMGDPERILHVGGPGAGYAVKLMINQLWFSHLVATAEVLSVGVAAGVDLDVLRDALIASPANSTFVSRDVLSILDHGDYDEGFAIALACKDLGLSVDLARSVGMPVELSSLVEQIFRRARARYGDSAGEMTPVRLYEELLGRDLRREVSA, encoded by the coding sequence ATGAGCTCTCCCACCCTCGCCCCCGATCCCGCGCGCACCGGGACCAGACCCACCGTCGGGTTCATCGGCCTCGGCAACATGGGCTCCGGCATGACCCGCAACCTGCAGGCGGCCGGATTCCCGCTCGTCGTCACCGACCTCCGCCGCGAGTCGGCGTCTGGCCTCATCGACGGCGGCGCGCAGTGGGCCGAGACCCCGCGCGAGGTCGCCGCAGCCAGCGACCTCGTCATCACGATGCTGCCGACGCCGAAGCACGTCGAGGCCGTGGCATCGGGCCCGGACGGGCTCGTCGCCGGCCTCGCCGACGGCGGCACCTGGATCGACATGTCCACCTCGGTGCCCGAGGTGCAGGCCGCGGTGCGCGCCGCGACGGCGGGGCGGGATCTGCATCTGCTCGACGCGCCCGTGAGCGGGATGTCGGTGGGTGCGGCCACGGGCACGCTGCAGATCTTCGTCGGCGGAGAGGCCGACGACGTGGAGCGTCTGCGTCCGGTGTTCGAGGCCATGGGCGACCCCGAGCGGATCCTCCACGTCGGCGGGCCCGGCGCCGGATACGCCGTGAAGCTCATGATCAACCAGCTGTGGTTCTCGCACCTCGTCGCGACGGCCGAAGTGCTGTCGGTCGGCGTGGCGGCCGGCGTCGACCTCGACGTGCTGCGCGACGCGCTCATCGCGAGCCCCGCGAACAGCACCTTCGTCTCGCGCGACGTGCTGTCGATCCTCGACCACGGCGACTACGACGAGGGCTTCGCCATCGCGCTCGCCTGCAAGGACCTCGGCCTGTCGGTCGACCTCGCCCGCTCCGTCGGAATGCCGGTGGAGCTGTCCTCGCTCGTCGAGCAGATCTTCCGCCGCGCACGCGCCCGCTACGGCGACAGCGCGGGGGAGATGACGCCGGTGCGCCTGTACGAGGAGCTGCTCGGCCGCGACCTGCGCCGGGAGGTGTCGGCATGA